ATTTATACAAGACGTAAGGAACACAGCTCATAGAGTCCATGCAGGATTAGAGGTCAGTTGGACATACCATGCTGTTACATGCAGAGGGGAGTAGAGGGGAGGGGGTAGGGCTAACCATCGTAGGAGTCCAACAGAGGCAGGGAGCCCTTTCTGCCCCCATACACCCCTCGCTGAGAGAGAACcacagaaagagagaaacaaagaaGGTGGACAGGAAGTGAAGGTAAGACAGAAAAGTGTCAGTTATTGTGAGGTTTAAAGGCTACAGTGAGGAAATATTCAATATTGTGCAGGGAGTTAGGAATTAGTGCGAGTGAAGCCAGCAATCGTGGGAATGTGCGCGAGAGTTAGCCGAAGTACCGGTAAAGTGTCTGTGGTCTCATCCAGagtgtgtctcctctccctctggTCCAGTGTAGAGTAGGCCTCTgagggacacacacacaaaacagtaTGTATATCAGTACAGATCTGATTTCCAAAGACACAATCTTTGCAGTTCTCTTCctgataagaaaataaaaaaggagcagcagaaaTAAATGTACTAACCAGGGCCAAGGTCATTCATAGGAATCATGTCCCTCTTTTCccctgagaaaaaaaatacagtcaAAAGTTAAgattaggaaaaaaaacaaaaacattttggtcTGTAAAATGTTTGATCTAAGGACTTCAAAAGTATTTTGAGGCATGAATAATTACCTCTGTCCAGTAGTGGTGTGGTGCTCTCCTCGTAGGTGCCGTTAGCTCGGGTGCTCGGGCCATTGGTGGTGGGGTTGAGGTTGACCATGAAGTCTGTCTTCTTCCAGCCATCTTTCTCAAGAGGCTTGCgcagctctttgtgagcccAAACAAGCTGCAGCACCTGCCCCGCCCCTCGCACCTCACGGTCAGAGCGTTTTCTGTAGGACACCGAGAAATATGTTCATGCATTACTGCATGTTCTGCACGTCCCGCAGAGAAACGCTTCATTCTGCCGACATTTCAGAGCTACTGAACTTTAGCGCAAGTGTGAGCACCGGAAAACTTGATGAAAGGACTATTTTTATGTCTGCATTGAGGAAACGCTTACCCATCCTTATTGATAAGCACCAGCCTTTCGATCCCTTGCGACGCTCGGATGGTCTTTGCTGCCTCCAGACTGTTGCCCACCACCTCAGAAAGCGTGCTCAGTACTGACACAATCGtttcctctgataaagtgcGTCCAGACTGTTTCTGGCCTCCAGGCAGGTTGGCCACAAGGTGAGGCACAGCATGCAAACCTTCAGGAGGAACACAGCAAGTCAACATGTGCTCATCTTGCACAACAACTCAGAGCTGATGTTAAACTTAAAATAGAGAACTTCCGTCTTGCCTAATAGTTCAAAGTTGCGGTTGTCGATAGCAAGGTTCCTCAAAGCTCCAGACATCGCTCGAACCACACGGTCGTTACCGTGAGCCAGCAGTTCTGCCATCATGGGGAGACCTTTCTCCAGACGGACAGTAGCCCTGATATACCGACCAAACTGAACCACAGACATACAGATGCAGTAAGAAGCATTAGTTGGTCAAATAACAGCAGTGTACTGGCAACAGAAAGACAGCTAAATAAACAACATGGTGGGTTTATGGTTAAGAATACAGGAACATTTAAATTTGGATCAATGCTGAGGATGCTCCTTATAACAACATGGGAAATGTTACTAACGGTCCATCGGCCGGCACACAGGTTCTGGATGGCACCGGCGGCAGCCTCAAGCACAGAAGGGTTCTTGCTCTCTCTGAGCAGTGATGTGTAAATGCGAACCACCTCTGGCTGGAACAACATCTCATAACCTGATGTCAACAAAAAGAGGGGGGTGTTAGTTTAGGTTTACAGAGTTTGATAAATCTGTGGGCTGCGGTCTTGGCTTAAAGTTTCAGTTGTTCTGCCTGTCAGAGCAAGTCAAAGTGCATCAGCTGACCCTCCACCTGTAGCACTGTGCTAAGAGAAGCCAATCACAACTGTTATCCAATAAGGGATGGGGTTAATACTGTGGTTTAGATGCTCTGATGGGCTGTTCCTACTGTGTCTAGAGGAATTTTAGTTTGCCTTCTTTGATTAAGAGCCATTGGACACGGACCGTATCAAGATCAACTCAAAAATGATGCGTTTGTCTAGAGACGTCAGGCCAGCTAAACACCAGTGGCCTCGTCAAGCAATAGAACTAAATAAGAAAGCAATACTAAAGACACGAGGAATTGGAGCCTCTCAGTTATAAATGTCAGTTGggcaaaagataaataaataaatcaccttTGGCAGGTGTTGTCCTCTTTGGAATATCAATGTGATCTCCACTtccatcatctccatccttCTTTCCtgtaataaaaaacaaaaattaaaaaatatatataaataaataaataaataaaaagacttAGCAGATAAAGTAAATGTGCCGTTCTGGATGAattcaaatatttatttatttatttttttttttttttaaaagatgaacatGCAACCAGTGAGATGAGCATCGTATGCATGCAGTGTCGATTCAGTGACATCAAATGATCATGCCAGTCTGCTGCATGTGACTTCAACAGTGGACAGTCTTGTTTCTCTGACGGTTTTGTTTTGCGTTAGTAAATTAGTTGTGACAGTGCACGGTAGCTTTAAATGTTCGTGAGAACACCAAGAGGAAAATCTTACCTTTGGAAAACCACTCATCTAAACAcagcagagagacaggaagacaTGAAGGAGGGTGGGAAGACAgaagagggaggaagaggaggggaaaattaaaataaaataaaaaaaagaggggggggaAACAGTGGCAGAGTGTGAAAAACAGCGACAGGTGCTTCCGCCACCAGCAAgctcaaacaaaccagcaaCTGCCTGTCTTTGAGCAGCTAATCTGTCAGACACAGTGGAGCTCTTGGCTTTGATAACTGTCCGATACTGACCTTTACCCTTTCGAGAGCCAAAGCAGCCTCCTTTGCTAGTTGGGGGTGGGCCCTGGTTGATGGGTGCGGCCTCTGCGTAGCGTTCACAACCCGGGATTTCGCGGTGAACCTGATACGACAGGTTCCTCAGGAGGCACACGCTATTCTCCACCAGCTGCAGAAAAAAGGAACGAAAAGGGACAACATGATCAGTCATAGAGACACATATTCGCAcaaaggccaaaaaaaaaaaaaaaaaaaaaaaaagagatcaaTGTCTCCTGCGAACAGTTACTTTATTATCCACGTCTTTGCGGTTGATCTGCGACTGGACAATGTACATGAGTGAATCCACCAGCCCTGTGCATTCTCTCAGTTTTCGCCTGGCCTCGCTGCGTTCTGAACTCACATTCCTGTTGAAGAGGCGGAAAGTTAAGCACATAATTGCAGGTTTTCTTCTTAAAATAAGCCTGGCTGTGTCCAGTCTCAATTCCATCCTCTGAACTCTCACATACCTAAGACAGCcagcagtgttggtcaaggcagTCTCCCACTCCAGATGTCGTGGTTTGCAactctcttctcctcctccgtTGGTCCCTCTCTCCCAGCCGGAGTGAGGAACGATCACCTCGTCAGCCAGGGCATGCAGAGCGTGGTCCACAATCTCCATCTTTACCGAATCATGGGAGGAAAGGTTCCACAGGGTCCCTGGAATTATAGAAGAAATGTCACTCACAATGCGACAAGAGACCGTTCAAGCTTTTATAATAAAACAAGAGACTGTGTGAGAGGTGGTACCCGTGATGGTGTCGGTGAGGTCCTGGTCGGGAGTTTTCCTCAGCAACCTGACCAGAGCAGGTACTCCATCGCAGTTTTTAATTGCAATCTTGTTGTCTGCATCTCGTCCGTACGAAATGTTCTTCAGTGCTCCACAGGCTGAGTGGTGAACCTCCTTGCTGGGGTGGTCCAACAGTGACACTAAGGCTGGGATACCCTTCAGCCGACGCACTTCTGACTTTACCTGAAAACGCAATTAGCATGCTCAGATAAACTGAAATACGGAGAGAGAAATAGTAAAGCATGAAATGCTAATAGTTTGAATGTAAATGTTGGGATGGTTTCACCTTGTCATTTTTGAATGTGAGATGCTGAAGGAAGGCAGCGGCGTTAGTCTTGACAGGGTCTAGACGGTAGTTCAACATGGCGATCACCTCTGGTAGTTCTGGCTGTCTCCATGAAGCGGGAGGGGCCTTTCTCAATGTGCTGTCCAGAGAGGCCATGCTACCCCTATCCATCGTCATGGGAACGCCCCATGCATAAGGGTCAACTCCTCCCATGTCACCATCTAAAGTATCCTCACAGCTCCTGCAAGTCACAGAAGGAGATAGAAAACCTGTTAGGAGCACATCAAAGATAACAGATTCTGCCTCAAGTCCAGAACAGTAGATTTATGTTTTACCTGAGTCTGCGTCTGTCCATGCCCCCGGGGCCTGGCCCCAGGCGTGGCATGGTACCATAGCCCCCAGGATGCATAGGTGGAGGTCCCATGCCGTATTCATCGTATCCCACGCTGCGCTGATCATCCTCCATACCATAGTGGCCGTGGCCATACCTCATCTCCATTGCTGAGCCCATGCCCCTCATTCCTCGGCCCACCTGAGGCTGCGCAGCGTACGGGTCAAGCTGTTGGCGGCTCGGTGCCCGGTAACCAGAATCCAGAGTTCGGTAGCCATCAACCGGCctgaagaaaagcaggaatgatGGAAGTCAGTCAGGCACAATCTTTTCCTTACATTACATTTCAGAATGTCAGTGCTGCAGAATGAGTGCCGTTTACAGGCACAGATGCGTGTTATCTGGTTTCACCACGCAGCTTTTTTTGGATCAGGATCAAGTGTGCATCTCACTCCTTGGATGAATAAAGAGCAGATGCCCATGCATTACAAATAGGCTTCTGACATGGCATTATGGTGCTATTTTCTAGCACTCGACACCAAACACAGCATGTGTTAATCTCAGATGCATGTTATTTATAATATGCAATATAAAAAGGACGggggtttaaaaataaatagataaatgaataaataaataaatacactaaCAACAACATCAGCGGCCTTGTTATTATTAGTGGCTAccaaggattaaaaaaaatttaaaaaaaattcaggaATGACTTATGCCTTTGGACTGCCACcaaaaactttatttactaTGCGTGTTAAGATGAGCTGTCCTTAAAGACAATTACATGAAGAGTGAGCAGTTTCCCGCAGCTTCTGTGCTATTGTACCTGTAGCGCTCATCCATGTGCGAGCCCCTGCTCAGACTAGTGTACGCCTCCGACGGTGGACCTCCCCGGTAGTCATCATACGCATAGTGATAATTTCTGGGTACTGTAGCAGTGGGGTAGTCACCTACACCAGGCGGCCTGTAAGGACGGTCCAGTGTGGCGCTGTAGACGCCCATACCAGGCACTGAAAAGCCCCCATCGGTGGACAGCGACTCAGTGGGCATAACTGTGCGTGAAATTGGTTTCTTCATCTGACGGAAAGTGAGATCAGGACAAAtgtatcatcttttttttctttttaattgtaGAGTCTGATGATACGGATAAGACACTTGGAAATATAAACTCTCACGCTACCCCATTATCTGCCCGCCGTGTGGTTCCTTCCTCAGAGAAGACCGAGTGTGCTTCATGAGAGTCATCCTCTGGTGTATAGCTCTCATCTAGAGCGCTGTGTGCAGGGTCAACCATCCTGTACTGTAACATAGACACCACACGCGTGCAAACATCAGTAATAAAAAGCAAATAACCAACTCTGATAAACAATATATACACAGGCACTTACCTGTGTGCCGTTTATGTACGAGTCGGTTAGTTTCAGACGCTCTATGTCTGCATCCCCTAAACGCCCGTTCTGTGATAAAAGGACAAGACGagattaagagaaaaaaaaaaaaaaaaaaaaaaaaaaaaaaaaacacaacaaaaatgtTTCATATCATTTTGCTGAAGCAACAGAACACCAGCTATGATTAAAAGGCACGTCTCCCAGTAGCCAGGGATGCCTACGTCTTACAACCACTCAGGAAGCAGACAGAAGTACTGCTACTGAGGCACATTCAGTGCAGGCCAAACCATCCTTGCTTGTTTATGATCTGCGAATCAGTGCCAGACACAGAGGATCACATCTTGGAAAGCTGTCAGTCATCCTCTCAACCTGCTTCCTCCATCGCTAAACTCTTATGTAATCGAGTGACTGTCGCACAGTACAAGTTTTTACTTAGTTTAACAGTCATTATGACACAAAATAACTGCCAGAAATATCTGCAGTCACATCATGTGTACACAGCATCACTGGACCGCTTTGGTAACTTCTTGCAGCCAACACCCGTCCACCCACAGTTAGTATAAGTTACGGCGTTACCGTTAAGGTGACTAAGAAGAGAAAgaatttcaaaatcatcaaacaCCTCCTTAAACCTTGTTTGCGCAACATTTACTGCACTTCATTGTACATCCACAAGGTGGAACAACTATTATTAAAAAGTAACGGGAAGTGCAGGCAGGGCATTTATAGCCAGAGGGGAACACTTCCTCTACagctatatgtatatataaatatattcatTCGCCTGTCATTTACCGGCAAACTTTGACTCGTTTTTGGAGCTTTGACGGTGGAGCACATATAGCACATCTCCACCAGTGATTATACTTCTGGAAACAAGACAAATGCATCCCTTTTTTTTGCCTTCATCTtttggagatgaagaagaagcaaAACCAATGTCAGTAAGTTCtgaaaatttaaaagaaaaaagtcatccaaaaaaaGATACTGAAAAGCATATTTGAATTCTCAGTCCCTGAGTGAATATTATCTCAAAGAGTAGAAAATATAAGCtccaatgtcttttttttgttttgttaccgAAATAAAGTTTCCTAAAATAGGCCTACTTCAAAACCAGAAAGCGGTTGAGACTACGAAataggaattaaaaaaaaaaaaaataataataataatgatgaagacaaaactgagatcattctgtttgggaacaaagagaagaggctcagcgttggtaaatatcttgagactcgggaccttacaatcactgaccaagttggtaacctcggagtgttgatagactcagatctgactttcagcagc
Above is a genomic segment from Odontesthes bonariensis isolate fOdoBon6 chromosome 13, fOdoBon6.hap1, whole genome shotgun sequence containing:
- the LOC142397772 gene encoding catenin delta-1-like isoform X4; amino-acid sequence: MVDPAHSALDESYTPEDDSHEAHSVFSEEGTTRRADNGMKKPISRTVMPTESLSTDGGFSVPGMGVYSATLDRPYRPPGVGDYPTATVPRNYHYAYDDYRGGPPSEAYTSLSRGSHMDERYRPVDGYRTLDSGYRAPSRQQLDPYAAQPQVGRGMRGMGSAMEMRYGHGHYGMEDDQRSVGYDEYGMGPPPMHPGGYGTMPRLGPGPGGMDRRRLRSCEDTLDGDMGGVDPYAWGVPMTMDRGSMASLDSTLRKAPPASWRQPELPEVIAMLNYRLDPVKTNAAAFLQHLTFKNDKVKSEVRRLKGIPALVSLLDHPSKEVHHSACGALKNISYGRDADNKIAIKNCDGVPALVRLLRKTPDQDLTDTITGTLWNLSSHDSVKMEIVDHALHALADEVIVPHSGWERGTNGGGEESCKPRHLEWETALTNTAGCLRNVSSERSEARRKLRECTGLVDSLMYIVQSQINRKDVDNKLVENSVCLLRNLSYQVHREIPGCERYAEAAPINQGPPPTSKGGCFGSRKGKDEWFSKGKKDGDDGSGDHIDIPKRTTPAKGYEMLFQPEVVRIYTSLLRESKNPSVLEAAAGAIQNLCAGRWTFGRYIRATVRLEKGLPMMAELLAHGNDRVVRAMSGALRNLAIDNRNFELLGLHAVPHLVANLPGGQKQSGRTLSEETIVSVLSTLSEVVGNSLEAAKTIRASQGIERLVLINKDGKRSDREVRGAGQVLQLVWAHKELRKPLEKDGWKKTDFMVNLNPTTNGPSTRANGTYEESTTPLLDRGEKRDMIPMNDLGPEAYSTLDQRERRHTLDETTDTLPRGVYGGRKGSLPLLDSYDG
- the LOC142397772 gene encoding catenin delta-1-like isoform X1; its protein translation is MEQCESAAALLESVREQEAQFEQLTRALEEERRRVGLPATSPSALGRPLPHTQNGRLGDADIERLKLTDSYINGTQYRMVDPAHSALDESYTPEDDSHEAHSVFSEEGTTRRADNGMKKPISRTVMPTESLSTDGGFSVPGMGVYSATLDRPYRPPGVGDYPTATVPRNYHYAYDDYRGGPPSEAYTSLSRGSHMDERYRPVDGYRTLDSGYRAPSRQQLDPYAAQPQVGRGMRGMGSAMEMRYGHGHYGMEDDQRSVGYDEYGMGPPPMHPGGYGTMPRLGPGPGGMDRRRLRSCEDTLDGDMGGVDPYAWGVPMTMDRGSMASLDSTLRKAPPASWRQPELPEVIAMLNYRLDPVKTNAAAFLQHLTFKNDKVKSEVRRLKGIPALVSLLDHPSKEVHHSACGALKNISYGRDADNKIAIKNCDGVPALVRLLRKTPDQDLTDTITGTLWNLSSHDSVKMEIVDHALHALADEVIVPHSGWERGTNGGGEESCKPRHLEWETALTNTAGCLRNVSSERSEARRKLRECTGLVDSLMYIVQSQINRKDVDNKLVENSVCLLRNLSYQVHREIPGCERYAEAAPINQGPPPTSKGGCFGSRKGKDEWFSKGKKDGDDGSGDHIDIPKRTTPAKGYEMLFQPEVVRIYTSLLRESKNPSVLEAAAGAIQNLCAGRWTFGRYIRATVRLEKGLPMMAELLAHGNDRVVRAMSGALRNLAIDNRNFELLGLHAVPHLVANLPGGQKQSGRTLSEETIVSVLSTLSEVVGNSLEAAKTIRASQGIERLVLINKDGKRSDREVRGAGQVLQLVWAHKELRKPLEKDGWKKTDFMVNLNPTTNGPSTRANGTYEESTTPLLDRGEKRDMIPMNDLGPEAYSTLDQRERRHTLDETTDTLPRGVYGGRKGSLPLLDSYDG
- the LOC142397772 gene encoding catenin delta-1-like isoform X2, coding for MEQCESAAALLESVREQEAQFEQLTRALEEERRRVGLPATSPSALGRPLPHTQNGRLGDADIERLKLTDSYINGTQYRMVDPAHSALDESYTPEDDSHEAHSVFSEEGTTRRADNGMKKPISRTVMPTESLSTDGGFSVPGMGVYSATLDRPYRPPGVGDYPTATVPRNYHYAYDDYRGGPPSEAYTSLSRGSHMDERYRPVDGYRTLDSGYRAPSRQQLDPYAAQPQVGRGMRGMGSAMEMRYGHGHYGMEDDQRSVGYDEYGMGPPPMHPGGYGTMPRLGPGPGGMDRRRLRSCEDTLDGDMGGVDPYAWGVPMTMDRGSMASLDSTLRKAPPASWRQPELPEVIAMLNYRLDPVKTNAAAFLQHLTFKNDKVKSEVRRLKGIPALVSLLDHPSKEVHHSACGALKNISYGRDADNKIAIKNCDGVPALVRLLRKTPDQDLTDTITGTLWNLSSHDSVKMEIVDHALHALADEVIVPHSGWERGTNGGGEESCKPRHLEWETALTNTAGCLRNVSSERSEARRKLRECTGLVDSLMYIVQSQINRKDVDNKLVENSVCLLRNLSYQVHREIPGCERYAEAAPINQGPPPTSKGGCFGSRKGKGKKDGDDGSGDHIDIPKRTTPAKGYEMLFQPEVVRIYTSLLRESKNPSVLEAAAGAIQNLCAGRWTFGRYIRATVRLEKGLPMMAELLAHGNDRVVRAMSGALRNLAIDNRNFELLGLHAVPHLVANLPGGQKQSGRTLSEETIVSVLSTLSEVVGNSLEAAKTIRASQGIERLVLINKDGKRSDREVRGAGQVLQLVWAHKELRKPLEKDGWKKTDFMVNLNPTTNGPSTRANGTYEESTTPLLDRGEKRDMIPMNDLGPEAYSTLDQRERRHTLDETTDTLPRGVYGGRKGSLPLLDSYDG
- the LOC142397772 gene encoding catenin delta-1-like isoform X3; the protein is MEQCESAAALLESVREQEAQFEQLTRALEEERRRVGLPATSPSALGRPLPHTQNGRLGDADIERLKLTDSYINGTQYRMVDPAHSALDESYTPEDDSHEAHSVFSEEGTTRRADNGMKKPISRTVMPTESLSTDGGFSVPGMGVYSATLDRPYRPPGVGDYPTATVPRNYHYAYDDYRGGPPSEAYTSLSRGSHMDERYRPVDGYRTLDSGYRAPSRQQLDPYAAQPQVGRGMRGMGSAMEMRYGHGHYGMEDDQRSVGYDEYGMGPPPMHPGGYGTMPRLGPGPGGMDRRRLRSCEDTLDGDMGGVDPYAWGVPMTMDRGSMASLDSTLRKAPPASWRQPELPEVIAMLNYRLDPVKTNAAAFLQHLTFKNDKVKSEVRRLKGIPALVSLLDHPSKEVHHSACGALKNISYGRDADNKIAIKNCDGVPALVRLLRKTPDQDLTDTITGTLWNLSSHDSVKMEIVDHALHALADEVIVPHSGWERGTNGGGEESCKPRHLEWETALTNTAGCLRNVSSERSEARRKLRECTGLVDSLMYIVQSQINRKDVDNKLVENSVCLLRNLSYQVHREIPGCERYAEAAPINQGPPPTSKGGCFGSRKGKDEWFSKGKKDGDDGSGDHIDIPKRTTPAKGYEMLFQPEVVRIYTSLLRESKNPSVLEAAAGAIQNLCAGRWTFGRYIRATVRLEKGLPMMAELLAHGNDRVVRAMSGALRNLAIDNRNFELLGLHAVPHLVANLPGGQKQSGRTLSEETIVSVLSTLSEVVGNSLEAAKTIRASQGIERLVLINKDGKRSDREVRGAGQVLQLVWAHKELRKPLEKDGWKKTDFMVNLNPTTNGPSTRANGTYEESTTPLLDRGEKRDMIPMNDLGPEAYSTLDQRERRHTLDETTDTLPKN